The stretch of DNA GCCCCTCCTCTCGCCCCCGCCCCCGCCGAGTATGCCGGCCCAGACTAGGGTGCGGCCTATGAGGAAGGCTGCAATCGGTATGAGGCTCAGGGCGAGTATGACGGTGACGTCCCTGTGCTTAAGGTGGCCCACCTCGTGGGCCAGGACGGCTCTAACCTCGTCTTTGGGCAGAAGCCTTAGGAGGCCGCGTGTGACGGCGACGTAGCTTCCGGCTATGGGGCTTCCGTAGGCGAAGGCGTTGGGCATGTTCATCTCGCTGACCACAACCTTGGGCGGCTTCAGCCCGCTCCTCCTGGCCAGCTGCTCGACCTCAGCAACTATCCACTCCTCGCCTGGGAGGGGCTCCCGGGTCCTGTACACCATGTTTATTATGTAGGGTGAGAAGAGCCACTGCACCAGCACCATGGCCAGGGCTAGCAGGGATAGCATGAACGCCACCCCGGTGCCAGAGAGGCCTGTGAAGGCGTCTAGAGCCCAGGCCGCAACGCCCAGCACAACAATGTACCCGCCGATGAGGGCGAGAACAGTAAGCCCCATGCTAGCCCTCAGGGCGGCGAGGCTCTGGGGCGCGTCACCCACTATCCTGTGGGCGTTCACCGCCACCAGGGCTATGACCCCGGCTAGTATCAGCGACTCGACCAGGCCAAGCCACCACCAGGCGAATATGAACTCCAGCATTCCACCACTCCCTCTACTATACTTTAACCCTGTCCTAACCCGCCTCCCGCCATATAGGGTTTTACATATATATCCCGGGAGGCTAAACGCTTTTTGCCCACTGTATATACGTTGGTGGCTGAGCCTTGCCAGCCGGGTTAGAGGAGGCTGTTAGGGAGGTTTCCAGGGAGAGGATCCGCGGCGCCAGCTGGGCCATCTCAACCCTCGCCCGCGGCCTCCTAGAGGACCTGGAGTCGGGCCGCACCCTTGATTGTGACAGGGCCTCCCAGGTCCTCAGGACCACGCTACCGGGCATGGGGAGCCTGGAGGTCCTTGCAGAGGTTGTTGAGAGGCTATGCAACAGGCCCGGGGAGCTGGCCGAGGCGCTGAGGAGGCTCATGGACTATGTTGAGGAGGCTGGGAGGGAGGCGGCTGAGCGCGCCGCCGAGTTCCTCAGCGGCGCAGGAGCAGTTTCGACCGTGAGCTTCAGCAGGGCTGTACAGCTCACCATACTCGCCGCGAGGCCCCGGGTAGTTTACGTGCTGGAGTCGAGGCCCGGGGGCGAGGGTGTGGCGATGGCTAGGCATCTGAGGCAGTCGGGCGTGAACGCGGTGGTGCTGCCGGACTCGGCGGCAGGCCTTGCCGTCTCAAGGTCAAACGCGGTGGTGTTCGGGGCCGACGCCGCCGGGCTGGACGGCTGTTTGAGGAACAAGCTGGGCACACTACCCCTGGCAGCCTCAGCCGCCGCGCTCGGTGTAGAGGCTGTCGCGGTTTTCGAATCCTACAAGATAGTCTCTAGGGCCTGCGTCTGGGAGGGCGTTGAGACCAGGAGCTACAGGGTCGAGGGGTGGGGCGACGTCGAGTACCCTGTTTTCGAGCCCATCCCCCTCCGGCTGGTGAGCTATATAGCGACGGAGCTGGGGGGAGGGCGGGCTGGGGTGGAGCCTCTCAGGCTGTATAGGAGGTTGTTCCTCGGGGAGGTCCTGGGGGGTGATGTTTAAAGGGTTTGGGACGATAGGATTTGGATACGGTGTCCAGTTTGCAGGGCGGCATCTCCCTAACACACATAGCCGCTGGCATAGCTGTGGTTGCCCTCATAATACTTGGGGTTGGCTTCTACGCCATCTACCAGGAGCTAGCTAGCCTGAGGAGCCAGGTAGAGGGTCTTAACACGAGGTACGAGGAGATAAGCGAGAGCCTGGAAGAGGTGCAGGGCGCCTTCGAGTCGAGCAGGGGGGATATAGAGTCGATAGCCTCCTCCCTCGAGTCCATACAGGACAGGGTATCCAAGATAGAGGAGAGGCTGGGCTCTGCGGCCACCCAGAGCGACCTGGATGCGGTGGCCAGGGAGCTGGCATCGCTCACGCAGCAGCTGGAGGACCTCCAGGCCAGGATACAGGCTCTCGAGGAGAGCGGGGCCGAGGCGGGGGAGAGGCTCGACCAGCTGGCCATGGCCCTCCAGGACCTCCAGGCTAGGCTCGCATCGCTGGAGGAGAGGGTTGACGAGGTCTACGCCTCCCTCTACTTCCCCGTCACAGTGGTAGACGGGACGGGAACCCCCGTTGTAATACTGGAGAGGCCCGAGAGGATAGTCAGTATGGCTCCCAGCGCCACAGAGACCCTCTACTACGTGGGAGCCCTGGAC from Aeropyrum pernix K1 encodes:
- a CDS encoding translation initiation factor eIF-2B, with the translated sequence MPAGLEEAVREVSRERIRGASWAISTLARGLLEDLESGRTLDCDRASQVLRTTLPGMGSLEVLAEVVERLCNRPGELAEALRRLMDYVEEAGREAAERAAEFLSGAGAVSTVSFSRAVQLTILAARPRVVYVLESRPGGEGVAMARHLRQSGVNAVVLPDSAAGLAVSRSNAVVFGADAAGLDGCLRNKLGTLPLAASAAALGVEAVAVFESYKIVSRACVWEGVETRSYRVEGWGDVEYPVFEPIPLRLVSYIATELGGGRAGVEPLRLYRRLFLGEVLGGDV
- the htpX gene encoding zinc metalloprotease HtpX — protein: MLEFIFAWWWLGLVESLILAGVIALVAVNAHRIVGDAPQSLAALRASMGLTVLALIGGYIVVLGVAAWALDAFTGLSGTGVAFMLSLLALAMVLVQWLFSPYIINMVYRTREPLPGEEWIVAEVEQLARRSGLKPPKVVVSEMNMPNAFAYGSPIAGSYVAVTRGLLRLLPKDEVRAVLAHEVGHLKHRDVTVILALSLIPIAAFLIGRTLVWAGILGGGGGERRGNPMALVAVGAALLAAGMVFQLIVSHFNRLREYYADAHSALVTGSPRSLQRALARIHAAYEHNPHLVEEARSNEMASMLFIVAPLTSLTASPLVDVDYLVERLKEQETNPLVELFSTHPPVSKRLRFLDRLASRIGGIEHY